The region TTCACTGGGCAGATGACACATCAAACTTTATGTCTGCCCTTGCATTCAAATCTACAGTAACAAAGCTTACCATTTCATGTAATCTACTTTATGTTCCTCTATTGGGAAATATACTCAAGCAAAACAAAACACTGACTTCCCTCACGCTGAATGAAGTCGACTCAATGTATAAAGGTGCACTGAAATCTTCAAGAGGGGTCTTCATTTTTCTAGCACAGGGGTTGAAACAAAATACAACTCTAAAGAGGCTGTGCCTTAATTCCTCAAAGTTTCATTTTTCTGGTCAATCTTATCCAAAGTGTGAACATTTTGTCGTTGACTACTTAGTTTTTATGAATGGAATCGGAGAAGCAGAAATAGATTCAAACAATCCCTTTTTTCATTTACTAAAAGCTATTCGAACCCATTCATCTTTAGAAGAGTTAGTATTTGACTATTACTCAGACCTTCAACAATTAAAACTTCCGCAGTTACCTAAAGAAGTCCAACAATTTTGTTTATTCTCTGACAAAAATCAGAAAGCTTTGTTTGACCTACTTCTACACAATAAGTGCTTAAAATCACTCACTATCTCAGGATATAATTTTACTGAGGAACAACTAGGGCAAGCAGCACGAGCTCTAGTTCTCAATGGCCGTCGAACACATTTGTATATGATGCTAACAGAGAATTTAAGTAAAGATGATACTAAAATGGACGACTTAGTTATCCAAGATGATGGTAGTGAGATTCCACATTCGGATGCAATACGAGCTCTAGCTATGCTCGATCGAACCAAAGCAAGTATTGATTATGATCCCCAGTTACTAAAGNNNNNNNNNNNNNNNNNNNNNNNNNNNNNNNNNNNNNNNNNNNNNNNNNNNNNNNNNNNNNNNNNNNNNNNNNNNNNNNNNNNNNNNNNNNNNNNNNNNNNNNNNNNNNNNNNNNNNNNNNNNNNNNNNNNNNNNNNNNNNNNNNNNNNNNNNNNNNNNNNNNNNNNNNNNNNNNNNNNNNNNNNNNNNNNNNNNNNNNNGGGCGTGTACGTGGATGCCAGTgacatttgacctttgaccccatttGCTGTCTGATCATTGATATGCGAGTGACTCAGCAGAAATAATTGCTGTATGGTATGGACATACAAGCGTTTTGCAACTCCAACTTTGGGGGTTTTATTGTTTAGTTATTGtccttacataattactatgtgactctcagcatatccccctacagaagaaacggtaggttgtgtctgatgatcgatttttttgtctgttcttaccgtttatcagacactagcacattttcagctcttgaagacttagtagttgatatttatcaattcttttttgcatacattcatagtaacacatgcttgatcagatggtgcaaaagaaaattttttatcactgcttgtttcctcagaatgagtgtctgaacatgcattgtgtctgaaTATAGATGCCTTACTCTAGCTATTTGTGAATTTATATATCTATCCAAGACAAAATGAATTGATGCACCCAGAAAAGCCATGTAGAGATCTagatgtattattatagtcaataTTCATAACAATCCTGTTCTTTGCCATATCATAGGATTTTGTACATCTCTGAGTGTTATATGGCAAGCAGAATATACGGTCTGTCAGGATTGAAATTACATCTCAGTCTGTGAACTATAACTGCTTTAGTATTGTCAAGTCACTGTTGTATAATAAGTATAGTAGTATAGCAAATTCACTCACTTTCCGAATTTTTTTGGTAGTTACAAACAATTTCGTTGGCAAGTACTATTAGCGATAGTCGGTATGGAAGCACACGTATTGAGTGAGTTTGTTGAAGGTCTTAAAGAGGCTTACAGAGAGAGGCTATTTAACATGGAGGAACAATGGCCACCAGTTAGGGGAGATAAGCTGATAAAGTTGCACTTAGTGGAGGCAGAAAAAGAAGAGGGATTTAGAGCTGGGTTGCCACAACCTGGCGCACCTAATGAAAAGGTCAAACGTACTCCAATTCTCCATGAAAACTTGTTTAAAATCAAAGAAGGCAAGAAACCAGAGAAAAAACTTATCGTGGAAGGCAATGCTGGGATTGGTAAAACTACACTATGTACCATGCTTGCTGAAGGGTGGGCAGAGGGAAATATCCTGACACAATTCGACTGTGTCCTGTTACTTCCCCTCAGGGAACAGTTAGTTAGCTCAGCCTCCTCTCTTACTGACCTCCTGGCTCTTCATCATCCCGACGAGATAATTTGTGAGCCTGTTGTTCGTCACTTAAAGAGAATAAGAGGAAAGGGGGTGCTCATCATTGCTGATGGATGGGACGAGCTCAGTGAAGCAAATCGTTCAAAAGCGTCTTTTCTATACAATCTTTTGTTTGGTCGTCATCTTCCTTTTATTTCTGTTCTCCTCACCTCACGACCTTCTGCTTCAGCTCCTCTTCATGATCTTCCTTCTGTGGACCGTTTGGTTGAAGTAGTCGGTTTTAATGAAGAGAATATCAAGCAGTACATAGAATCTGAGTTTGATCAATTCCCAGAGAAAGCTTCTTCTCTTATCGAGCAGCTTGAGAACAACCCAGTCCTTGAGAGTGTGTGTTCTGTACCCCTCAATTGCGCCATTGTTTGTAACTTGTGGCACACTTTAGATCGAGAGCTTCCTCGTACGCTAACTGAGCTGTACACTCAAATTGTTCTTAACATTATCCTTCGCAATATCAAAAAGAAGTTTCCTGATTGTCCGATTGGCCTTAATAGTTTTGATGAGATTCCGAATGATCTACAAGACACCTTCTGGTTGATCTGTGAGTTTGCCTACGAGTGCTTACTACTAGATCAGCTGGTTTTTTCAGAAGCTGAATTGTCCTCTCGCTTACCTGATGTCGGTGACAAGTTGCAGTGCTTTGGTCTGTTGCAGTCTGCCCGATCACTTCTACCTGTTGGTCATGGCCTATCTTTTCACTTTGCTCACCTGACCATCCAGGAGTTCATGGCTGCTCTCCATCTTGCTACTCTCCCTAATGAGGAGAAACTGAAAGTTGTTAAGGCGAGTGCTAGGAGTGTCCGATTTAACATGGTATGGAGGTTTATGTTCGGTCTTGCTAGTAAGCTCTACCGTGAATCTGATAAGGTGATCAGTTTTAATGATAGTTTGGTGGATCAATTTCTGATGGCTAAAAATCAGGATGTTTTGGCTTTATGTCATGTGGCTTTCGAAGCTTCAGACCCTGACATTGCACTAAGAGTTTGTAAAATGTCTGTGCGACATCTATTCCACAGAGGTCTTAGTACTCCCTTCGACTGTGTAGCTGGATTCCATGTTCTTCGTTATGCCGAAAAATGTGATAATATGGTTATCAGAATATCCTATTGTGCAATTGATGATATGTTGTTGAAGAAACTAACTGACATACTTTCCGATGCGAATGGTCATTTGCAAGTTCGAGACTTATCCCTCGTGAAGACTAAGGTGTCTGACAAAGGTGTTGCTGATTTATTCAAGAGAGCCTCAGTTGCCTTTACAGCTTTGGATACACTCCTGTTGTATAAAAATAACTTCACTGGGATAATGTCGATATTCATACACAAGACAAGTACGAGTCTCACGCAACTGGACTTATCCACCAATCCTCTTGGAGTGTCTGGTATACAGTCATTAGAGACAGCTGTACGGTCTGGTGCCCTTATCAAACTAGAAAGCCTGGGGCTATCTAACACCCTCACTGATGATGCTGACATCAATGGGGCTCTGCTGACAACCCTCTTACAGTCTATTTCCTCACACTGTGCTCGACTGTTAGGCTTAGACCTCTCTGTTAATAATCTTGGTTTACCTGGATTATGTTCAGTAGTGGAAAACGTTCCATTAGGATTGAATAGTATTGGTTTCTCTGGTTGCTTCCTCACCTCCGCTGACATTGTGATGCTTATCCACTTTCTCAAGTCGGCTAATGTGATATGTAAGAAGTTGAAATTGTTAAATCTCAGCTCCAATTGCATCGATGATGATGGAGTGATTGCTCTCGCTGAATGTTTACCTGAGCGGTTTCCTAGCCTGGTTGGCTTCAATGTCAGTCCCCTGGGTGCTGTTCTTCTCTATGGAAATCCTGTGAGCGAAGAGTTGATACACATGTGCAATGACAACTTAAAGGTACTcattctatatataatttgtcACACTTAAGTTCATTATTAAAATACAGGTCATTGAGGAAACTGCTGTGCTGAATAAGTTTATTCCTCAAGAATATgaagaggtacatgtaagtctCTTTATAAAAGCATGCATATGAGctgggcataattataatttttgatCTATTAGACGACCGATGTTTGGGATGTACTACTGTCAGAGATGATTTGCACTATTTGTGATGTAAGTGTGCCATATCTTGTGTAACTGTGcatgtctgtataattatagcacatttTGAATTGATTAATGTAAATCTCATTCGCTGAGGATTCTGAATCCCACTCCATGCAGGACGACAGATTGGCCAGTCATGTTACAATATTCTTTCCAGACCCATTTTTCCATAACCCGAATTCATCTAGTGATGAGCCTACCTATTCTACTACGGAGCTGCAGGGTGAGGAAGGTGAAGCAATAATTTGATAAAAGGCTAAGCTATATAGTTATCTGAATCTCTCTTGCAGGGACATACACTCATACTGACTCCGATGTATCAGTTGCTGACTCTAGTAGTGATGAAGTAGCTACACCAACACTCCCAACTTCATCTCCTTACTATCAAGCCAGTTCAGGTAgagcattagcctcgattccaagccgcgaagagaaaggctatatatagtagatgtgataaaattaataatcatTTATGTTGTCACTTTTACATGTAAATGCACTATCATAATGATACACTACTATATAACTAATTGTTCTTCCTCCTCCTATTCAGTTCCTCCAGAGTTGACTCTCAGTGTCCTGGACAAGGAGCTCAAGACACTCACAAAACCGATAAAGTTTGGGGTCAGTTTGGGCATTCCTCAACACATACTGGAGGTCATCCAGCAAGACAATCGATTTAGTAAGATACATTGAAGATTCTTATAGTCTTTAGGGTTCACATTAATTTTCCCATGCAGATACTGAAGGTCAAAAGATTGCCCTGTTCCAGTTCATTGCCAAGAACTACAAGAGTCTACGAATAACTTGGAGCATTATTGCCGACGCTCTCCATGACATTGATTATGGGGACTTGTCATCAATTGTTCGGAGAAAATACTGCACGATATAGTACATGTGTCTAATTTGATAGTTATTTAATTGTTAACAAACATTGCACCAGAGAAAACTTGACAGAGTAATACATAGATCTATCTATAGTATCGTATAAAACTGACACTGTAAATTTATTGTctgttgtgtttgtgtttctTATAGCACAGTGTCTTCCTCGCTATACGCCACCGTTTTCTAGACTCTTGACCGTtggtgtgtgcgcgtgcgtgtgtgtaatGAAAGTATTCAATTAACTCACACATAAGGTGTTGCCGGAACATTCTAGAACATTATATTCAAGATTAAGATGCTGCCAGAatgttatacatgcacaaatgCTGCTAAAACATTCTAGGTAGATAGTTCATGATAACTGTGGAACAAACTAAAATCTTTGTCCTATAGAGAGTATTTAACTATGCTGTGTGTTTTGTAGAGTTGTTGGATATAATTGTGATCACTATTAATTTAAAACTGTCAACCACGattacatgtgtgcatgtgttttacTGTATATGTGTGTCCAAATAGCTCCTTCAGCTCCACTTCTTACATTCCTCATTCAGCAGCAGATTTAGGTGAATGCACTGTGTAAGTAACCCACTATGCTGGAAGTTTTAGCCACAATCTATAATTAtcctatatagatctagctaaatctATATTTTACATCCGTCCTTGATCCCCTATAATGACATGCAGGGCTTAGGAAAACAACTCTATGGAGCAAAGTAATAATTttcagtacactacaaagCAACAAATTCTAAGATTTTGTTTTCTTTCATGAGAAGTAATTTTCTATCTAGTTCCTCTATCtttgtacagtggaacctcgatTTGTgctaacaaccacctccgaataaaggccagttgctatataaaggccaggcacccaggtcccaaatgaacagtttgtgtacaaaacaacctctcaacaaaggccaccccTGCATGTATAAAGGCCAATTCCCCAAaagtgtccgttatagaggggttccactgtataaccGTTATAAAGCATCCATTGACGTTACTGAGTTTCAAAACTGTACAGCGATATATACTTCCCATGAACCTTTCACTCGAAAATATATTGGGGTAGGAAGGTGCAAGGTATAGGTGATCTGGTAATCACTTTAAGcactatagctgcatgcatgctttatTTGATTGAGcgtgagtatatataattgtacctTATATAGCCGTTAGATCTTCAATATGGCACTATAATTTTGAACACTGTGGAGGGATGTGTATAGATATGTAAGCAATATCGAACCCTTCAAAATATAGCCAAACTCTATTATAGATGCTTTGATAAAGTCTCAGACCTTAGCCAGAAACTGTTGGTCTTTTCTATCCcaaaccgattacccactataacaattattgtttctgttctattaatcaccacaaacccaccacttTATGTTGCCATGGAAGGATattttgtagcttattcattcacatACACAATGGTGGTATCAGCATACAATATTTTACCTGTATCTGTATTTGCATTGCGCGCGTTGAACTTGCCCTGGATACCATGTTGAAGTGCGCTGCAACTAAACAAGAATCCATTGACaaggccaataattattatacgcaCAATCCATTCAGATTATGACATCCAATACAATTTTACCATGACCTGACAACGATTTTCGAACTTAAGGATATTTcgcacaaaataataataatgatacggctataattataacagataAAGAGATATTACTCTACAGTGTCTTGCATAAGGTCCAGCCTATTAAACTAAACCATAATAAGAGGGTTAACACCATTAGTGCAGTATAAATGTTATATGTGGGACAGGTTTAAGTAAAGTGTTTTGGGGACATTTCTAATTATACGaatacactataataatacaaagATAAATGCTTACTTGTAGGGATCACCTGCTTCACAGGATATTGGATGGTGTCCATGGTGACCATTGTCACAAACCAGAGAGAGTATGGTGTCACCAGTCCTGTTGAATACTGCACAGTAAAGTGCATGATCATCTATCATGTCACACTCTCACATACACATGCTCTGTTCACACATATAAAAGTGGTGGGGAAAAGTGGGTAAACTATAGTCGGTTCATATCATCAACTGAcattgcactataattatatagctcttATTATTTGAATCTACCTGCATGACATGTTTATGGTAGACTTTAATTTGTGTGTCTTTTGTTGTTTATATATGTGGACATTCATGCAACAATTGGTAACAGCTGATGACGTTGTGGTACTAACGTTGTGTTGAGGGGAACAGGTTAGTAATGCAACCACTGAACGATCGGCGATTAGCGCCCTAAATGTGTGACAGGTTCAGGTAAAGTGGACATTTTACTGCCCTAAACCGTTGCTTGGAAGGAGGAAGGGAATCAAGTCTTTGTTTTTCACCTGTTACGTATGTTATTAAGTGGGTATACTAGccaatagcgatgaatatATTGAAATGAGTGTCGGCCACGTCTATAATCTGTCAGTCAATGATTGGAACCGATAGAATTCCACCAGTTGTAAATAAAAGCTTAATTGTTCATGTCCTACTTCTGGGCAATGGTTTAGTACACTCAATTATCACAACCAGAATGTTGTAACAAGGAAAATGAATGAAAAAACGGCAGTGGTGTATGATCAGACAATCAATGTGACTATATATAGGTCAGGATCAGAGCAAgagtctagcctcgattccaggccgccttAAATTTCTCTTCActgcctggaatcaaggctagacTCTTGCTCTGATCCTGTCACATTGATAATTGGACCACTGCCGTTTTCAATCCTTGATTCGATGGAATCAAGGCTAAGCAGAGTCGGCAAATAAACCTGGAGTGTTACAAGTAGGGCACTTCACATGCACTGGGACCGGAGTACGCTCACCACAGCAGATTCAGAAGAATAGTTATTTTGTCAAGTCACATAGATCTACATCAGAAAAGTATAATAAACACCCATTTCTGTcctgtcttcttttcttgaaCTTTCACTGGTACTGTTCCAAAAAACACTTTCagttgaaatgtgaacaattGCTAGGATATTGGTCAGTGGGGAAGCACCAAAGAGCGTAGAAGTACTGTGCATCTATCCGTCTCAACATCATGAACAGTTTAatacaaacatgcatgtatataattgaattaagctgaAACACCATGAAACACGTCTAATGGGTCAATTACATGTAAAATATAATTTGCATTGTTAAATTAATCTGTGTGATGACATTGTGGTGGATTGACATACGGTATTAAAATACTTCGCTCGCGTGATCGTGACTAGGGTGATCTGATTCTCCCGCTTTCTTCTTGTTTCTACATTTTCTCCCTCCTTTCCACTTGATTCCTTCAATGGAATACATTTAGCAACAGCATACTGTTGCATTTATAGTGCAGTGTGCAACACCTCTCTTGATTTCCTGTAGTCTACGGGCGGGCGCGCATATTAGATCAACTTCTTCTTGTCTCGATCCATGCCCAGGGgaatgcggcctggaatcgaggctagtgctgCACAGGGCATTTGtctagtctcgaggccagactcctcccgggcacatgtcagatcacgtgcaagggagtggtctggggCCAGACTAGCATTTGTCGTGCCCTGATTGAGACCCTCCCACTTTTTGTGCATAAAAGAAGGGCGTGGCAGGTGCCTCTTTTTACAACAAAAGAGCCACAACACTTTTAACAGGTATGTCTATTGAGCATTGATGTTTAAAAGAAGTAGATCTACCTATTAAATTGCATTTTTCTAAAACAAAATAGGTGTATATTATGCCGGCAatatctataatttatagataTTGCCGGCAACTGCATGGCAACTGTatatgtacacgtactgtCAATGTCACATGATGTCAGCTTCAACTTAATTTACTGAGCCTATAACTGTGATTGTGCTATGTGTAGGATACGAGCAATTTCCACTTTTCAATCATGTGTATGTATACCCCTGATAATTAACATTCATGCTTTGACTTCTACGATACTGTTGGCTAAAGTATAATTAGACCAGTGGTGTAGGAAGgggggctccaggggctggacCCCCCCCCAGGCTATTAAAGTAGAGATGATTTATCCAAGTTGCACTATGTAGATATAGCTTTAGTACTCTTTTTTTCATTAAAAaaactagagcccccccccattgagaaattgcttcctacgccactcaGTGTAGACTATGTGTTTAGCTCAGGGTGCACTAGATCTAGTTTTAAATCCAGTGCTTCAAACTACACCTGTATTAATTAAATGTGCCAAATTAGCTACTGTGTAACTTATACGTCTATAAAGGGGCGTAAGCTAGCCACACATAATATGTACCTACAGCAATGATcggctaccgtattactaaatgttttgcgagcatcaaacatttgcgaactttgcgatggttgatcaattcgcaacaataaaatccgcaaaattattactagtaaatacacacgatccttaccagaacgcaatagttagatcgcaaagggtcaacatTTCTGccgatttggctcattcgcaaaggtttttcagcaaaatattctagtaatacggtatactaaAAGGCTAGCTAGAAATCAGCTTAGTGTCTATacgaacaataattattattgcgaCCGATTACTTTTGAACGCATCTAAGCTAGCTGAAGCTCACTAAAAGCTTTCTATCCTGAATCGTACATGCTAGTACTCCCTCACAGTTTTTAagctaccgtagaaactggattattagtgCTTACTGCTCAACTGCAAATTttttgaagcgcttttccaattatgcgaaggaTATAATAGTGTGAAAATTCAGAATTGATTCATTTGTTTATGAgttatagctagcttgtacagtgcatggcagctatatatagctagtggATGTTGTAAAATGAACGGTAAAATGAACTGCAACATAGtagtatgatatagatccagttagggttgcctgcttgctcactttctaggtTGCTAACAAGTCATCtttcatcacagagacattcGGTTGCTGAGTGGGGCAAAATGCATACATTGTACttgaatataagcgtatagagctctgctaatGATCGACCCCATGAGTGCAgtgctaataatccagtttctacagtATACAAATTAAGAGACATGAACATGCACAAGCTGTTACCGGAATGATAGTTAACAGGGGCAGATATCCGTGGAAATATTGATGTTACACCCCCTTCCGATGCAATCTCCGCCCACTATCTTACACCGTAGAAGTTGCAGAAATATAATTAATATGCTTTTTTCGTTTTGAAGTGGACTACATGCAGTAGACTctgctctctgaagtacggccacctccaCATATCGGCaattggtttggcacggattgcgtttactgcacaaaactttcCCTGAATTGTAGCCACTTGCTATTCTGTACAATGGCCAGTACTGcatggctgccccaaactaggtttttattacggccggatatgacgttatGGGTGCGATTTGGCAGAATGCACTTAACTTGAATAGAgctaatgattcattatcctcaagACAAAACTGTAAATTTAGTCAATAGATTCGAGGTATGTAGGGTTAcggcggctattttctgaaatacagccacctcactattccggccaagctgcgaTGACCGAATAATGAGAgtttactgtacatgcatgtattagcatTGTTACATTAGAATAGCCATACTGCTTGGGGTAAAACATTCGTTTAATTTGAACAGTGGTGAATTTCGTTTGCTTGCGTGCGCGTTCTGGTAAACCTGCCTGGATAAAATGTTCGTCAAATAACAAATTATTAACCCCACTGTATTGTAActatatactatgtataattatttgttgccAACTTTTAcaactactagtgggaagaaaacctaaaaaatttactatggaattcagcaaaactaatgaatacactaaattccttcaaaacacatgtcttttattatgatttatatgaccagtcagacgagtttaacgtcattgggcaacaagttagttattgccggtgccctcgtgcaacatgccatatattgcactggatgacataatgccctcggggcctgcggccctcgggcattatattgctccagtgcaatatatggcatgttgcactctggctgggcaataactaatacatacaGTCTCTTGTGCAGAGATTGTTCTTTAATTGGCCTACTTCAGGAGAGTTGCTATAATCTCTTCACAGTACACAAGACTGCAGTGCTAGCTGCTTGAAAAGTACCGCTATCTCCAAGCAAAAATTCCCTCATGGCATTTGGTATGAGATTGGACAAAGTGTTCTACCAGTAACAAGCTTAAGACACTCAATACAGCCTCTCTTTAGGAGACTTTTAGCCATACATTCAGACAACACGTGGcgatgcatgtatatattgcacatgcacaacaagTCATATTCCAGTGGCAGCCTGCCTATACAACCGCTTCATTCCACCGATTCAAAAATCCGAAATAAACACGACAACAAGAAGAATACTGATGTTATTTCCACAAGGACGATGAACTAGAAACTAGAAACTGTTTAAAAACAGCTAGACACTAAACGTATAAACTATGGCCAACTGTATTTTCCTCCAAATTAGGATAAGGTGTGATTAAAATTAGTGCATGTATTGAATGTGAGGCAGTATTTTAGATAGCGATCTATAGACTCGAACTTAGACCATAGCAGTGGCGGATTCAGGGGGATATAAGGGAGCAAAGGAACCCCCTTTTTGCAAAACTATACCTTTTTTACGCTGATCGCATTGCAAACTCTTCAATTATTGGTACAGAGATTGAAATTTCCCACATCCATATGGGCGGAGATTGAACCGGAAGTGGACCTAACCCAACAATTTCATCCGGGAGACTACTATACCGTTTACACGAGGCCGCCTTTAATCCGGGTTGGAATCCAAACTATCCGCGTTCTTGTAAACGGGCCTAATCCGGGTTCTAATCCAGATTAGCCAACCCACTTCTGGAGGTGGTTCAAATAGTTGTtagtaaacacataattatgtttgtggGTGTTCCTAGAGTAAGCCTGTAGCTTCCTATCAGCTAGCCAATGTTTGCgcaaatgcaattagtggtcgtttactatgcccactacagtagaacctcgctaattcGAATAGAGCCGGACCACACCCCATCTGAATACACGGATTAacggatgtcattaattgattatgaatatcattaacgaatacacttttgtacatgtatattactgtggccagaagggaagctactagctagaatagtcttttatctcaactttatctccagtcttgtgagctctctcttcgttttctttgcagtggccattgtttTGGGCGAGCTATTGAGCTAATAAAAActgattcagcaaagcaagTCAGATTGCGCTTGCGTAgtagtctattctactgacagtcCCTCCTCTTTTCAGTTTGCCAATTTGTCCAGATTAGCGAGGTTTCGGactaaaggggtccggattagcgaggttctactgtactgacTCGGATTCAATCCGGATCGAATCCGGATTATGTGTCGTGTAAACAGGGCTTACGAGCCCGTAGGACGAATAGTCTTTTAGAACCACTATTTTCTGTCCGCCAATGCAGAGGCATAGATCTACTGAACAAATGTAAAACTGCCTCTGGCTATACTCCGCTTGTAACATCTGACTAGCTATGTCTGTTTGTCTGGTTGAACCAGGAATagctatagactataattatatagtttcaCTATAGGGTTGAGTAAATTCGGCGGTAATGTATGTAGTTTGAACTGTACTAGCTGGCTGGCAGgaatctagtaaacactcAATACCCCTCCATTATGATGGAAGAGCATTgagtgtttactagattcCAGGTTGAAATTTTTAAAGTAGCTAGAGAGTCACAGAGAGCTTACCTTCAGTTTCCAATGACTGCAAAACCATACaataacatgtacattgtcAAAGTTATGTATACTGgtctggccacgcccatctaagtCAGAGATTGTAT is a window of Halichondria panicea chromosome 13, odHalPani1.1, whole genome shotgun sequence DNA encoding:
- the LOC135346282 gene encoding NACHT, LRR and PYD domains-containing protein 3-like isoform X3, yielding MEAHVLSEFVEGLKEAYRERLFNMEEQWPPVRGDKLIKLHLVEAEKEEGFRAGLPQPGAPNEKVKRTPILHENLFKIKEGKKPEKKLIVEGNAGIGKTTLCTMLAEGWAEGNILTQFDCVLLLPLREQLVSSASSLTDLLALHHPDEIICEPVVRHLKRIRGKGVLIIADGWDELSEANRSKASFLYNLLFGRHLPFISVLLTSRPSASAPLHDLPSVDRLVEVVGFNEENIKQYIESEFDQFPEKASSLIEQLENNPVLESVCSVPLNCAIVCNLWHTLDRELPRTLTELYTQIVLNIILRNIKKKFPDCPIGLNSFDEIPNDLQDTFWLICEFAYECLLLDQLVFSEAELSSRLPDVGDKLQCFGLLQSARSLLPVGHGLSFHFAHLTIQEFMAALHLATLPNEEKLKVVKASARSVRFNMVWRFMFGLASKLYRESDKVISFNDSLVDQFLMAKNQDVLALCHVAFEASDPDIALRVCKMSVRHLFHRGLSTPFDCVAGFHVLRYAEKCDNMVIRISYCAIDDMLLKKLTDILSDANGHLQVRDLSLVKTKVSDKGVADLFKRASVAFTALDTLLLYKNNFTGIMSIFIHKTSTSLTQLDLSTNPLGVSGIQSLETAVRSGALIKLESLGLSNTLTDDADINGALLTTLLQSISSHCARLLGLDLSVNNLGLPGLCSVVENVPLGLNSIGFSGCFLTSADIVMLIHFLKSANVICKKLKLLNLSSNCIDDDGVIALAECLPERFPSLVGFNVSPLGAVLLYGNPVIEETAVLNKFIPQEYEEVHTTDVWDVLLSEMICTICDDDRLASHVTIFFPDPFFHNPNSSSDEPTYSTTELQGEEGTYTHTDSDVSVADSSSDEVATPTLPTSSPYYQASSVPPELTLSVLDKELKTLTKPIKFGVSLGIPQHILEVIQQDNRFNTEGQKIALFQFIAKNYKSLRITWSIIADALHDIDYGDLSSIVRRKYCTI